The window TACATTATATTTTGTATAGTATACGGGCAAAATATCAATATTTAAAAATTTATAATTTTAGATTTTTTCAAATCTATTATTTATAAATATTTTAAATAATTACTTTTTTTAGATAATTACTATTTTTAAAACAATTTTTATTCTAAAACTTTTCCAATATCTTACCATATACCTTTTTGAGTTCTGGTGGTGAATTGTTATACATTCTTTTTATAATTAATTCTGGTGTACTTTTTGCCAAATAATTCATCTTAGGTGTCCTATCAACAATAAGATTATAGTTTTCATCGAGCCCTGTAGCTTCGATTCCATCTATACGGATGTCTGTGTATTTCATTAGCTCATTTGCCATGTGGGTTACGATTATTGCAAAGGAATTGCTTTCCTCAATCATTTCTATGAAACTGGATATGATCTTTACAGCTGCTTCCAATTCTGTGATTCCTTCAAGTTCGTCAAGGAGAACCAGTTTCTCGCTATCACTTGTAACGATTGGCATGAATACATTGAGGAATGATTCAAAAGCACCTGCATCCAATGATCTCTTTTTGGAAAAGTGATAGATTTCATCCAATAGTTTTATCTTGGCGGATTTAGCTGGAACAGGAAGTCCCATCTGTCCAAGAATAGCTATTTGGCTGATGGTCTCAAGAAGGGTTGTCTTACCTCCACTATTTGCTCCAGTTAGGAGTGCAATGTTTTCCTCTTCATTCAACTTATAATCCACTCTTTGAATTCCTTCTTTGATTGTCCTTTCCCTTAGGCATAAGTTCAAGTGCAATGCTTGATGAAGGTCATATTCATCAGCAAATTCTGGCTTGTTCAAGTCATAAAGATAAGCAAAACTGCCTAAAGCGTATTCATAGTCAAACTTGATTATATCACTGACTTCCCTTTCAGCATCTTCCTTAATTGATGCCAATTGCTCTGCAGCAGTGCTCTTCTTATCAAAATAATTGTTTTCAGAATTTGATAGGATTTCAGTCTTCACCCTTTCCATTTCCATGTCATCGATTTCAATCGGATACTTCCTGATGAATGGGTCAAAATCAATACCACTTTCTAACTTGATAGTTTCTTTTGATTTACTTAAAATTTCGTTAAATATTTCTTCTAGTTTTGGTGGTAAAGCATTGTTTAATAAATCGAGAACTTCATCTCCTTCAAGGTCAATGTTTTGAATCCTTTCTTTCAACTCACGGTCTATATATCTCTTCTCATTATTAACAATTTCATCCAAATCCACTTCTTTGGTTTTATAGGATTCAAGTTCATCAAGTATTGGGCCAATGTCATTAAGAACAGTTTCTTCACCTAATATTGCTTTTATTTTTGAGACTCTTTCAAATAAATCCCTGTTTTCCTTGAAGTAGTCTAAAATAACTTCAGGAACAAGTTGATAGATAGGAGCATCCTTGTTTATCATGATTAGATTCGGTATGTCTCCCAAGTCAAGGAATCCTTCAGTGTAAATGTAATAAATCAATTCATATCCTCTCAATTCTTCCTGGAAGAATGGTGAATCTGATGCAGTCAATATTGTGTAGTATCTGTTCAATCCAAGATCCATTAAATAATCTGCATCTTCATGGCTTTCTACGAGAATTGCTTTGCTTGCATCATAATTAGGTTTGGATTGCTTTGGTGCACTCAAGTGTTTCATTAGCTTATCCAGTTCATATAGAGGCAATTCGCTTACTTTTTCTTTAGCATTCATTACAAAATTCAATCGTTCTTCGATGATTTCCTCATCTTTTACAGGAGCAAGGAGCAAAATTCTGTTTTTAGCATAGCTTGTATTGGAATAGCTTACAATCTTTTCAATGATTTCCTCGTAAAGTTGGATTGCCCTGTCGCTTTTCAAGAATTTTTGAGCAGGATTTCCGATTAATTGATTCATTATTTCAATGGCTTTCCTTTGGCTGATTCCATCAATATTGATCAATCTTTCCAAATCAAGGTTTTCAATAACTTGATTTAATTCATCTTCCCCTCCTAACTCATCGATGATCTTTTGGGATAATTTATCTCCAATTCCCTTAATGTTTTGTAATTGTGCTCCTTCCATACGATTACCTCATTTTATGAATATGAGAAAGTATAATAAATTTTATGTTTTTGTTTATTAATTTTTAATATATAGTTAATTTTTTTTATTTTTATATTAATTTTTAAATCTTTTGATTTTCAATAGCTTGAATTTCAAATTGATTAAAATATTGTTTTAATTTGAAAACCATAGTTTTTAATTTCTTTCAACATTTTCTTCCAATATTTTTATCATTTCAATCCTTTTTCAAAATTTGCTTTTGTCAAAATAGGGCAATGTTCATCAATGATCTTTTTAGACTCTTCTAAATTATTTTCACCATCAATAATACCCTTATAGACTTTTCCAATATCATTGATATAGTCTAAGGATTTCCATCTTGCATCTATTGAAAAGTTGGAAATTCCTATTGATTTCAAATAACTGATTTCATCTATCAAGCAAAGCTCTTCGCAGTTCAATATGATTATATGGTCCTCATTCAAATTGGTTTTTATTGGATAATATTGGTCTCTCCTGTTTTTGAGATAGTATTCATTTGAATCAATGTAATAATCGTTTTCCTTGAAATTCTTATTCAGTTTTCTTTGCTTTTGATTATATTTACTTATAAGTTTCAATTGCTTTCTGGAAACCAGTTCCTTTCTTGTAATCATTGATTCTATATTTCCATGAACCAATAACTCCAATTGTGGAATGTCAGTACTGCCTTTTGACAGTTCCTTATAGTAATCTTCCATTAAATCCTTAATGTTCTTCTTATATATCTCAGGAGATATGGATAATGCATTATAATTTTTCAACTCCAATACGGTTTCTATATTATATGCATTTATTGGATAATTTCCATAAAGTTCCACATCAAACTTGTCTTTTAATGAATCGTCCAAACCAATTAAACTGGTCATTATGTCAATGTGCAGATTCATCTTTTTAAGGATTCCCATTATCTTGATTATGGATTCCTTAGATTGCTTGTGTGCAATGTCTGGAAGTTTCCAAATTAATTTATAATTCTGATCTTTAGAAATTTCAATGGCTTCTTTCAGGAAATTGACACAATAGCTTATGTTCAACTCATGTTCTTGAAGATACTTGTTTTCAATAATCTCATGGCTTATTTCTTCAAAGTCCTTGTTTGGAGGAATTTCCAAATAGATTCTATCAAAAACAGATTCTTTCTCTTTGTTTAGTCCTTTCAGGATTTCCAAGCTATTGGCATATGCTGATAGATTATGGTCATTATCGGTTTTGTCTTGAACCTTTGATTTCAAATCAATTCTTTTTCTTAAGTCCTCTGTTAATCCATTGATGTTTTCTTCAGCTATTTTCACATCATCCTCTTTTGGCTTGTAGCTGTTTATGATTTCCTCTTCGAGCTCATTGAAGAATCTTCTTCTAAGCTCATTGATTTCGCTTATTGGACTGAATAAGCTTTTATTGTTATTTATTGTAATCTTTTCAATATAATAAGGTAATTCTCCAATCTTTAGCAATTGCTTCTTGATTGTTTCATTGGATATTGGCTTTTTGATTGCTTCCTCCCAAGGATTTTCACCTTTGATCTTTAATGTGATCACTTTTCCATTATCCAATTTCAAATTGCCCTTTAAGTGAGGATAATTGTCGCTATCTATTCTAAAGTAAAGTTCAAGCAATGATTTCTTTATGTAATGGTTCTCCTTCTTATGATTGAGGTCTTTAACTTCATTCAATAATGAGTTTTTCTTGGTTAGATAAACCTTTGAACCTTTTGGAAGTGGGAAATTAAGCTTTCTGTTTTCTCTAACCCTTTTAATGACAAGAAGTTTTCCTTCAATGTCCTTGTCCTTTTCCCTTTTTCTCCAATGCTTGTCTTTTGAGTCCTTTAAGACAGGTTTTGAAGAAATGTCAAATCCATATGTTTGAATGAATCCATTATTTTGATTGCCTTGGCCATCTTGATTTTTCTGATTAATTTCCTTTCTGGTTCTTTTTTCTTTCCTTTTAGCTCTTTTATCCTGTTTTGTCTTTAATCTTTTATTGTCTTTAGAGTTATTTCCTGTAGTATTTTGATTATTATCATTTTCTAAATTAGGGTTTGTTTCTATTAGTATTCCATCTCCCTTTTCAGGTATGTGGATGAGATTGTTCCTTAGCAAAATATGAATCTCTTCAGTCTGAGGATTGTATCTGTGAATCTTTCCAATGTATAATCCCTGATGCCCTGGCTTTTTCCTGTTCATGATCATTGGATTGTTTTTAGGAATGAGATGTCCAGTTGTAAACTCTCTATTGAACACTAATTCAAGCTCTTCAAGGGATTCAAGGTTTTGGAGTTTCTGCTCTTCTTTAAGTTTGGCTATATTTTCCTTTTCCTGTGCCTTTTTCAAATCGGTGCTTCTTCCTTTTTTGCCCTTGCTTTTTCTTTCCAATTCCTTGATGTTTCTGTTCAATGCTTGGCTTGTTTTGTCATATCTTAATTTATTGAGTCTTTTCCTATAGTTTTTGATGACAGTTGCAACATAATCATTGCTTCTCATTCTGCCTTCTATCTTTATGCTGTCAACTTCAAGATTGACTATTTCGTCAAGATGCTCAAACAATGACAGGTCTCTTGGTGATAAAAGGTAATCCCCTTCATTTTTCGGATTGATCTTTTTGCCTTTATTGATGTTCAGTTCATATTTTTCTCTGCATGGTTGAGCGCAAGTTCCTCTGTTTCCGCTTCTTCCTCCTTGCATGGAAGATAGTAAGCAATGCCCTGAATAGCTGTAACAAAGAGCACCGTGTGAAAATATCTCTATTTCAACTCCAAGTGTGTGAGCATAGTCAAGAATCTCTTTAAGTTCGTTCATTTCAGTTTCTCTTGGAAGAACAACTCTTTTTATATTATGTTCTGATGCCCATTTGATTCCTTCAATGTTGTGAAGATTCATTTGGGTTGAAGCATGAATCGCTAGTTTAGGAATGTTTTCATTAATGATTTTTACAAGACCGACATCTTGAATAAGAACTGCATCGACACCTATTTTGTATAATTCCAAAAGGTAATTGGCTACTTTTTCCAATTCCCCTTCCTTGATTAGGATATTGACTGTAACATAAACTTTCACGTTATGCAAGTGAGCATACTTGACGGCTTCTCTTATTTCTGGTACTGTGAAGTTTTCTGCAAATTTCCTTGCTCCAAAGTTCTCTCCAGAGAGATAAATGGAATTTGCACCAGATAATATTGCAAGCTTCAAATGCTCTGCAGATCCTACAGGTGCCAATAATTCAGGTAATTTCATTGTTTTTCCTCTAGTAATAAATATAATAATTGTATTTAAATAGCCAAAAGTCAAATGGCCAGAAGTTAAATAGTTAAAAGTCAGTTACCATAACTTAACATGATTTTTCATGTATCCTTCCATTAATGAAGTTTCCTTTATTTAATCTTGATAATGTAATGTTTTTAATTTGTTCTTTCAGTAAGTTTAAATCGTAAGTGTTGTCCTCTTTTAATGCTTGTGAGTAAAGTGAGACAATTGTGGAGCTGTATTGAGGGGATGAGAATCTGCAATCGATTATGCAGGAGTTCACTCCAGTGTCCTTGATTAGTTCCACTTCATCTATTAGGCATAAGCAGTCCTTGTTGATGAAATGGCTGTGTCTATTGTAATCGAAAACAACCTTGTATTTGAACTTCTTACGCTTTTGGTCTTCAAGTATTGCATAATCTGAAGAGTCCTTGATTATGAAGTCTTTTCCATCATTAAGATTTGAAAAGTCATCCTTGCTGCTCATGACTTCAAGGTTTCCTTGGATGATGATGTTTAAGTCTACATCTTCATCTCCTTTGATGAATTGGTATTTGGAAACCAATTCCTTGATTTCTGCATGTGACAATTCAGAAGATAATATTATGCTTTTAAAGTCTGCATCAGATAAGTTTTTTACATTATAACTATTCCAGACATTTAGGTTATGGTTTCCATAAACCTTATTTCTAAAGCTTTTAGCTATTCCTGGAGTGTCATACATAATTGGAATTCTCATTCCTTCGTCTTCCAATTCTTCTATGATTGCGCTGATTCTTTCTATTTCCTCATCGCTTATGAATGATGATAAGACCAATACCAATTTATCATCCATATTTTCCTTACCTTTATAAACGATGGAATATGCTTCTTTGAGTAATTCCTTGATGTTTTCAAAGTATTCCTCTTGACTTCTGTATGAAAAGGACGGGTCAAAGAAATACTTGTGGATTGGCAATTTGGAAGTCATCTTTAAAAGTTCCAAATTGTCTGCAAATATTGAAAGATTCAATCTTTCATTTCTAACTGGAATATCACCATAAGTTTTATACTCTTTAACAAATTGACTAATAAGCTTATTAGTTTTCCTGATTTCCTTTTTATCCGGTTTATAATAAACCAATAATAATTCAGTAGCCTTATCCAGGATTTGTCTCCTAATTTTATTCAGCTTTCCAATTGGCACAAAGCTGTTTTCAGGCATGCCAGTTATAGTTAAGTTGTTAATGAAGAATGATGTTGAACCGGTTTTAAGCATTTGCTTTTCAATGTCTTCAATGTTCACAGGTCTTTTTTGTGCAGGCTCGAATTTGGTTTCTGATATGTATCTGAAAGTGAATTCCTCTTCCTTGTTTTCATTGTTGATTCCCTTTTCGACGATCTTGAATTTAGCACCAATGTTAAGTCTTAAATCTTCAGTCCATTTGATGTCCAAGTCTAATGGAATGTTTTGCTTTATGGTTTCGCTTTTGAATTTCTTAAGGTTGTCATGTGTGGATTTGGAATAGCTTAAGAGAACCTTGTCACCTTCACGAACGTTCCTTGTTGTTTCAAGCTTTATGTATTCATCAGTTTGTTCCTTGATATTGTCGATGTAGATTCCTTTGATCTTATCCTTGTATTTGAATCCAATTCCATCTCCAATGTCAAGGTTTATCTTGAATTCCTCATTTTCTTTAGCTATTGTGATTATATCCCCTTTCTTTTCAATGATTTTACCAATATAAACTCCTTCATGACCTGAACTTTCTCTTCCTAAAACCTGTCCTGGCTTTTGATTAAGGATATAACCGTCAGTGAATTGTCTATTGAAAACGAGACTTAAGTCCTTGTCATAGTCTCCCTCATCACCATCAATCAAATGTCTGTATGCATTTGTGATTGTTCCAACGTAATCTGCAGATTTCATTCTTCCTTCAAGCTTAAGTGAAAAGACTCCTGCATCTTCTATTTTGTCTAATCCTTTGTAAACTGCAAGATCGTGAGTTGACAATAAATATCCGTTTCCGACATTGTAATTCTTATATTTCAACTTGTATTGCTTACGGCAAGGCTGTGCACATGCTCCCCTGTTTCCACTACGTCCGCTGTTGTATGATGAGATGTAGCAGTTTCCACTGAAGCAGTAGCAGAGAGCCCCATGCCCAAAGACTTCAAGCTCCATATTTATCTTGGATTCCTGTAATTTTCTTGATATTTCAGCTATTTTGTCAACGCTTATTTCACGTGGGAAAACTATCCTTGAGATATTGTTTTCAACAGCCCATAAGATACAATCATAATCACTTAATGTCATTTGTGTGGAAGCATGAACTTCAAGACCTGGAATAAGGTTTTTAATGAGTTCTATGATTCCCAAGTCCTGTACAATAACCGCATCAACGCCTATTTTGTATAGGTAGAACAGGTATTTCACAACGTCTATGACTTCAAAGTTGTTTATCAAGGTGTTTACGGTTACATGTATTTTTGCGCCGTTCAAGTGAGCGTATTCCACACTTTTTTCTATCTCTTCCAGAGTGAAGTTTTTGGCAAATGCTCTTGCTCCAAACCTTTCTCCAGATATGTATACTGCATCAGCACCTGCATTGATTGCAGTGACCAAGATGTCATAGTCTCCTGCAGGCGCTAATAATTCAGGTAATGTCATTAAGTAATCTCCTAAAATTTTGATTGTTTTTATGATTGTATTTTTTATTTAATTTATGATTGTATTTTTTATTTATTTAGTTTAATTGGATAATATTTTATTTAAAATAATTTAACTATTAATAAATTTGTTAATTTTATTATATACATATTTTTAATATTATAATAATTTATTGATAATTAATATTTTAATAAATTATATTGATTATTGTGATAGCTTGTGAAAACTAATCAAATTACAATAGAATTTATATATTCTTAAAAATAAATTCTATTCTATGTATATTGTATTGGAAGGAATAGATGGCGCTGGAAAATCAACTCAAATTAAAATGTTAAAGGAATGGCTGGAAAGCAATGGATTAAGAGTTGAGACAATTGTTGAACCGACTGATTTGGAAGTTGGAAAGCTTATTCGTAAGCTTTTAACTCGTTCTGATGCAACAAGTGACACAATGCAAAAGACATTAGGTCTATTGTTTGCAGCAGACAGATTAATCTTAATGGATAAGATAGAACAATTGGAAAAAGATAATGTTGTAGTAATAAGTGATAGGTCTTTCTATTCCAGCTTATCATATCAAGATCCACAGGATTGGATTAAAGAGATAAATAAATTTGCCAAAATTCCTGATTTGGTTTTGCTCTTGGATTTGGATGTAAAGAAATCCGTTGAAAGATGTGATGGAACTGATGAGTTTGAAAACGAAGAGTTCCTCACTGGAGTAAAACAGAACTATTTGGATTTAGCTAAGTCCAATGACAATTTTAAAATAATTGATGCAAATAATGGTCCGAATAAGGTCTCTTCTGATATTAAAAAAGCAGTTGCTCCATTATT is drawn from uncultured Methanobrevibacter sp. and contains these coding sequences:
- a CDS encoding U32 family peptidase codes for the protein MTLPELLAPAGDYDILVTAINAGADAVYISGERFGARAFAKNFTLEEIEKSVEYAHLNGAKIHVTVNTLINNFEVIDVVKYLFYLYKIGVDAVIVQDLGIIELIKNLIPGLEVHASTQMTLSDYDCILWAVENNISRIVFPREISVDKIAEISRKLQESKINMELEVFGHGALCYCFSGNCYISSYNSGRSGNRGACAQPCRKQYKLKYKNYNVGNGYLLSTHDLAVYKGLDKIEDAGVFSLKLEGRMKSADYVGTITNAYRHLIDGDEGDYDKDLSLVFNRQFTDGYILNQKPGQVLGRESSGHEGVYIGKIIEKKGDIITIAKENEEFKINLDIGDGIGFKYKDKIKGIYIDNIKEQTDEYIKLETTRNVREGDKVLLSYSKSTHDNLKKFKSETIKQNIPLDLDIKWTEDLRLNIGAKFKIVEKGINNENKEEEFTFRYISETKFEPAQKRPVNIEDIEKQMLKTGSTSFFINNLTITGMPENSFVPIGKLNKIRRQILDKATELLLVYYKPDKKEIRKTNKLISQFVKEYKTYGDIPVRNERLNLSIFADNLELLKMTSKLPIHKYFFDPSFSYRSQEEYFENIKELLKEAYSIVYKGKENMDDKLVLVLSSFISDEEIERISAIIEELEDEGMRIPIMYDTPGIAKSFRNKVYGNHNLNVWNSYNVKNLSDADFKSIILSSELSHAEIKELVSKYQFIKGDEDVDLNIIIQGNLEVMSSKDDFSNLNDGKDFIIKDSSDYAILEDQKRKKFKYKVVFDYNRHSHFINKDCLCLIDEVELIKDTGVNSCIIDCRFSSPQYSSTIVSLYSQALKEDNTYDLNLLKEQIKNITLSRLNKGNFINGRIHEKSC
- the tmk gene encoding dTMP kinase codes for the protein MYIVLEGIDGAGKSTQIKMLKEWLESNGLRVETIVEPTDLEVGKLIRKLLTRSDATSDTMQKTLGLLFAADRLILMDKIEQLEKDNVVVISDRSFYSSLSYQDPQDWIKEINKFAKIPDLVLLLDLDVKKSVERCDGTDEFENEEFLTGVKQNYLDLAKSNDNFKIIDANNGPNKVSSDIKKAVAPLFDICKDCIL
- a CDS encoding endonuclease MutS2, translating into MEGAQLQNIKGIGDKLSQKIIDELGGEDELNQVIENLDLERLINIDGISQRKAIEIMNQLIGNPAQKFLKSDRAIQLYEEIIEKIVSYSNTSYAKNRILLLAPVKDEEIIEERLNFVMNAKEKVSELPLYELDKLMKHLSAPKQSKPNYDASKAILVESHEDADYLMDLGLNRYYTILTASDSPFFQEELRGYELIYYIYTEGFLDLGDIPNLIMINKDAPIYQLVPEVILDYFKENRDLFERVSKIKAILGEETVLNDIGPILDELESYKTKEVDLDEIVNNEKRYIDRELKERIQNIDLEGDEVLDLLNNALPPKLEEIFNEILSKSKETIKLESGIDFDPFIRKYPIEIDDMEMERVKTEILSNSENNYFDKKSTAAEQLASIKEDAEREVSDIIKFDYEYALGSFAYLYDLNKPEFADEYDLHQALHLNLCLRERTIKEGIQRVDYKLNEEENIALLTGANSGGKTTLLETISQIAILGQMGLPVPAKSAKIKLLDEIYHFSKKRSLDAGAFESFLNVFMPIVTSDSEKLVLLDELEGITELEAAVKIISSFIEMIEESNSFAIIVTHMANELMKYTDIRIDGIEATGLDENYNLIVDRTPKMNYLAKSTPELIIKRMYNNSPPELKKVYGKILEKF
- a CDS encoding U32 family peptidase; this encodes MKLPELLAPVGSAEHLKLAILSGANSIYLSGENFGARKFAENFTVPEIREAVKYAHLHNVKVYVTVNILIKEGELEKVANYLLELYKIGVDAVLIQDVGLVKIINENIPKLAIHASTQMNLHNIEGIKWASEHNIKRVVLPRETEMNELKEILDYAHTLGVEIEIFSHGALCYSYSGHCLLSSMQGGRSGNRGTCAQPCREKYELNINKGKKINPKNEGDYLLSPRDLSLFEHLDEIVNLEVDSIKIEGRMRSNDYVATVIKNYRKRLNKLRYDKTSQALNRNIKELERKSKGKKGRSTDLKKAQEKENIAKLKEEQKLQNLESLEELELVFNREFTTGHLIPKNNPMIMNRKKPGHQGLYIGKIHRYNPQTEEIHILLRNNLIHIPEKGDGILIETNPNLENDNNQNTTGNNSKDNKRLKTKQDKRAKRKEKRTRKEINQKNQDGQGNQNNGFIQTYGFDISSKPVLKDSKDKHWRKREKDKDIEGKLLVIKRVRENRKLNFPLPKGSKVYLTKKNSLLNEVKDLNHKKENHYIKKSLLELYFRIDSDNYPHLKGNLKLDNGKVITLKIKGENPWEEAIKKPISNETIKKQLLKIGELPYYIEKITINNNKSLFSPISEINELRRRFFNELEEEIINSYKPKEDDVKIAEENINGLTEDLRKRIDLKSKVQDKTDNDHNLSAYANSLEILKGLNKEKESVFDRIYLEIPPNKDFEEISHEIIENKYLQEHELNISYCVNFLKEAIEISKDQNYKLIWKLPDIAHKQSKESIIKIMGILKKMNLHIDIMTSLIGLDDSLKDKFDVELYGNYPINAYNIETVLELKNYNALSISPEIYKKNIKDLMEDYYKELSKGSTDIPQLELLVHGNIESMITRKELVSRKQLKLISKYNQKQRKLNKNFKENDYYIDSNEYYLKNRRDQYYPIKTNLNEDHIIILNCEELCLIDEISYLKSIGISNFSIDARWKSLDYINDIGKVYKGIIDGENNLEESKKIIDEHCPILTKANFEKGLK